CAAACTATGAACATCAAGCAAGCGGAAGCAATCATTGATGACTTGAATGCGGTTTTCTCCGGAGAAAGTACATCAATACCATCACTCGAGAGAGTTTGCGAAGCCATCGAGTGCATCACCACTGAAATAGACAAGATTGGCGCAGAAATTCAGATGGAGGTACCGAAACTGAGCGAAGGCAATGCAGGGGCTTTGGTAATCAATGCTTGCTCAGCTCAACTCGCAACGAATCTTCTGGATTTCGCAAAGCGATGTATCGAGAAAGACCAATCTCAAAAAAAGCTGGAGCATGACTTGTCAGAAAACCATGTCATCAGCAAAAAACTAAAGATCTAGGTCTTGGTGATCACTAATTACCCTAATCCAAGAACAATTCGCGCATGCTTACCCGTAATAGCGTCTATCCCCAACCTAACTGGAAATTCAACGCAGACGCCACTACAGGCCATGCCTTCGGCATTCTTATGACCTGTCGCGGCACCTTCCGCATTTCGTGCTCTGGCGCCGGTTAACCAGGGAGTTAGGTCTTACAATCAGAACATCGTTTTGGAGAGTCACATGAATGTAAAAGATGCTGTTTCTAGCGCAAAGCGCTACATCATCGATCTACTTGCTGATGAGAATCTAAGCAATGTTGGACTTGAAGAAGTTGAGCTAGACCAATCAACAAATCAGTGGATTGTCACTATCGGCTTTTCTCGGCCTTGGGATGAACCGCGCAACGCACTAGCAGCCCTAGCGGGTTCAAACGGACCTCGCCGCTCATATAAAGTTGTTCGTATTGACAACCAAAATGACCAAGTGCTTTCGGTCAAGAATCGTGAGGCTCCATTTTGAGGCCTGTACAACTTCTCATAGACACCAACCTGTTGGTGCTCTTTGTCGTTGGGACAGCGTCTCGTGACTACATTGAAAAGCACAAGCGCCTGACAGAGTTCGTACCCGATGACTATGATGCGTTGCTCAAGATAATTTCAAATGCAACTTCGGTATTAGTCACCCCGAACACGCTAACAGAAACATCCAATCTGGCTGCATACATTGGAGAGCCTGCTCGCAGCAAGGTTTTCGCCGTACTGAAAAACCTCATAACATCTACGGCAGAGTGCTACATCCCAAGCAATACCGTTACTGATCGGCAGGAATTTATACGTCTTGGCCTAACAGACTCGCTGCTGATTGAGGCCTGCTCAGAAGACATTACGCTCATTACCACGGATCTGAATCTATATTTGGCAGCGCAATCAGCTGGCAGCTCAGCTATAAATTTCAATCAGATCCGCGATACTTATCTTGGCAATGTGGCTCCCCACTGAAAGTATTTGGTTCAATATGCAATTGCCACACGGCCTCTACTCGCCCCAGCCTAACTGGCGGCTCAACGCGGACACCAATATGAGCCATGCCTTCGGCATTTTCATGGCCCGTATTAGCGCTCTACCCGCTTCGCGCTCCGGCACCGGTTAACCTGGACGTTAAGTCTCTGAGAAATAGGGGACAGACCACAATTTCCATCCGGTCAGTCAGATGAAATTCAGTGAGGTCAACTCCCTTTTACCCTCAACTGAACTCCTCGTGAAATAAAATGTGGTCTACCTAATCAAAACGCCGCGCCCCCTCACAGGATGCGCGGCGTTTTTCATGCCCAGCCGTTCAGCCGTTCAGCCGCGCGGGCGCACCAGCTGCCAGGCGCGTCCCAGGTAGGTCACGGCGCCGAAGCCGCTCCACACATGCACCAGCCGGGTGAAGGGGAAGATCACGAACAGGCTCATGCCCATGAACAGGTGCAGCTTGAAGACCGGCGAGGCGGAGACGATGAAATCCGCCGCGTCGCCGCGGAAGGTGACGATATGCTGCGCCCAGCTCATCAGCAGCACCATTTCGTGACCGTCCAGATGCTGGGCCGACACGACGATGGTGCTCAGGCCCAGCAGCAGCGTGGCCAGTATCCACAGCAGCACCAGCTTGTCGCGCCAAGTGGTGTTGGCCGCCAGGCGGTCGCATAGGAAGCGGCGGTGCAGCAGCAGCGCGATGCCGATCAGGCACAGGCCGCCCATCAGGCCGCCGGCGCTCATGGCGAACACCTGCTTGAAGTTGTGCGTCACGCCCAGCGCGTCCCACACCGCCAGCGGCGTCAACAGACCAACTAGGTGGCCGAAGAACAGCCCGATGATGCCCAGGTGGAACAGAATATTGCCCAGGCGCAGCTGGCCGCGGTACAAGAGCTGCGACGACTCGCTCTTCCAGCTGTACTGCTCGCGCTCGAAGCGGATCAGGCTGCCCAGCAGGAAAATGGCCAGCGCGATGTAGGGATAGATGCCGAATACGAATCTATGCAGGTAGTCCATGTTTGTCTCCCGATGGCGGAGCGTCAGCGCCGTCCGCCGCCCCTCTCCCATTCAGCGAAGAGGGGGTAAGGTTTCAGGCGCGCGCGCCGCGCGGATAGAAATTGACCGGGGCGATCGCCGGCATGGTCGGCTTCAGCAGCGGCTCCACGCCGTCCGCGCCGGGGCCGAAGGTTTCCAGCATTTCGTCCATGTCGCGGATGGGCGGCGCCTGCAGCGGCTCAGGCCGGACCGGCGACAGCGTCAGCAGCGCGTCGAACAGCCCGGCATAGGCCGACTCCGCCTCGTTCAGCTTGCCGGCGATGTGGCCGATCACGTGCACCGCGTCGCCCAGCAGCCGCTCGGACTCGGCCTGGCCGCACTGCCCCAGAAACTCCAGGAACAGCGGCAGGTAGTCCGGCAGCTCGCTGCACGTCGGCTCGAAGCCGTGCCGGCGGTATTCATCCAGCAGGTCCACCATGGCCTGGCCGCGGGCGCGGTCCTCGCCGTGGATGTGCTCGAACAGGTGCAGCGAGTGCGACGGGGTGCGGTCGAAGGTGAGCACGTAACGCTGCTGCAGCTCGATCAGGTCCTCGTTCTGCAGCGCCTGCAGCAGCGGTTCCAGCAGGCTGGCGGTCTGCAGGTGCTCGGCCGCCTCGGCGCGGATCTCGTCCACCGCGGCGACCAGCTCAGCCTCCGGGTAGCACAACAGCGCGGACAGAATGGCGTGGATGCGCATATCGGTCTCCCTCAGTTGCCGGCGTTGGACTTGCGGTCGCGCCGCATGTCGTGGAACACGATGGGCGTGGCCTTCTTCTTGCCGAACAGGCTGGCTTCGGACTCGCCGCCGGAGCAGCCGTTGCCGAAGCTGAAGCCGCAGCTGGCCTTGTCCTCGAACGCCTCCTCCACCATTTCCTTGTGGCTGGACGGAATCACGAAGCGGTCTTCGTAATTGGCGATGGCCATCACCTGGTACATCTCTTCCACCTGGCTTGCGGTCAGGTGGGTACCGGCCAGGGTAGCCGCGTCGCAGACCTTCTCCACGCTCTTCTTGCGCATGTAGCGGCGCATCGCCACCATGGTTTCCAGCGCCTTGACCACCGGCTCTTCCTTGCCGGCCGTCAGCAGGTTGGCCAGATACTTGATCGGTATGCGCAGGCTCTGCACGTCGGGGATGATGCCGCCCTCGCCTATCAGGCCGTTCTCCATCGCGCTCTGGATCGGCGACAGCGGCGGGATGTACCACACCATCGGCAGCGTCCGGTATTCCGGATGCAGCGGGAAGGCCACCTTCCACTCCATCGCCATCTTGTACACCGGCGAGCGCTTCGCGGCGTCCAGCCAGCTTTGCGGGATGCCCTGCTTCAGCGCCTCGGCCGCGATGGCAGGGTCGTTCGGATCCAGGAACAGGTCCAGCTGCGACTGGTAAAGATCCTGCGGATCTTCCACCGCCGCCGCCTGTTCGATCTTGTCGGCGTCGTACAGCAGCACGCCCAGGTAACGGATGCGGCCGACGCAGGTTTCCGAGCACACGGTAGGCTGGCCGGACTCGATGCGCGGGTAGCAGAAGATGCACTTCTCGGCCTTGCCGGACGTCCAGTTGTAATAAATCTTTTTGTACGGACAGCCTGACACGCACATCCGCCAACCGCGGCACTTGTCCTGGTCGATCAGGACGATGCCGTCGTCTTCGCGCTTGTAGATGGAGCCGGACGGACAGGACGCGACGCAGGCCGGGTTCAGGCAGTGTTCGCACAGCCGCGGCAGATACATCATGAAGGTGTTCTCGAAGGCGGAGTACATCTCCTTCTGGATGCCTTCAAACAAAGCATCCTTGGCGCGCTTGGAGAACTCGCCGCCCAGGTCGTCCTCCCAGTTCGGGCCCCACTCGATCTTGTCCATCTTCTTGCCGGTCAGCACCGACACCGGCCGCGCGGTCGGCGGCGTCTGCATCTGCGGCGCGTTCTGCAGATGCTCGTAGTCGTAGGTGAACGGCTCGTAGTAGTCGTCTATCGCCGGCAGATTGGGGTTGGCGAAGATATTGGCCAGTATCTTAAGCCGGCCGCCCTGGCGCGGCTCCAGCTTGCCGTCGGCGCGGCGCTTCCAGCCGCCCTGCCACTTGTCCTGATTTTCCCAGTCCTTGGGGTAGCCGATGCCGGGCTTGGTCTCCACATTGTTGAACCAGGCGTACTCGATGCCGTCGCGGCTGGTCCATACGTTCTTGCAGGTGACCGAACAGGTGTGGCAACCGATGCACTTGTCCAGGTTCAGCACCATGCCGATTTGCGCGCGTATCTTCATTGCTTGTCTCCCGCGGGCTGGTCCATCCAGTCCACCTTGTCCATCTTGCGCACCACCACGAACTCGTCGCGGTTGGCGCCCACCGTGCCGTAGTAGTTGAAGCCCCAGGCCAGTTGGGCGTAGCCGCCTATCATGTGGGTGGGCTTGGTCACCGCGCGGGTCACCGAGTTGTGGATGCCGCCGCGCTTGCCGGACACCTCGGCGCCCGGCACGTTCACGATCTTTTCCTGGGCGTGGTACATCAGCGTCATGCCTTCCGGCACCCGCTGCGACACCACCGCGCGGGCGGTCAGCGTGCCGTTGACGTTGAACACCTCTATCCAGTCGTTGTCGGCGATACCGGCCTTTGCGGCGTCTATCTCGGACAGCCAGACGTGGGGGCCGCCGCGGCTCAGCGTCAGCATGCGCAGATTGTCTGAGTAGGTGCTGTGTATGCCCCATTTCTGGTGCGGGGTGATGAAGTTCAGCACCAGCTCATGATTGCCGTTGCCGTGCTTGCCCAGCACCGCCTGGGTGGTCTTCAAATCGACCGCCGGCTTATACACACACAATCCCTCGCCGAAGGCCCGCATCCACTGGTGGTCCTGATAGAACTGCTGGCGGCCGGTCAAAGTGCGCCACGGAATCAGCTCGTGGACATTGGTGTAACCCGCGTTGTAGCTGACTTCTTCGCTTTCCAGGCCGGACCAGGTCGGCGAGGAAATGATCTTGCGCGGCTGCGCCTGCACGTCGCGGAAACGGATGCTGTCATGCTCGCGCGGCTTGGCAAGGTGTGTATGGTCGCGGCCGGTCACCTTGGACAGCGCGTCCCAGGCTTTCACCGCCACGTGGCCGTTGGTTTCCGGCGCCAGCGTCAGAATCATCTCCGCGGCGTCGATGGCGGTCTCCAACTTGGGCTGGCCCTTGCCGGCGCCCGATTGCGCCACCTGGTTCAGGCCGCGCAGGATGTCCACCTCGTGCGCCGTCTTCCAGCCTATGCCCTTGCCGCCGTTGCCAGCTTTTTCCAGCAGGGGGCCGATGGTGGTGAACTTGTCGTAAATCGCGCCGTAGTCGCGCTCCACCACCGTCATCGCCGGCATGGTCTTGCCCGGCAGCGGCTCGCACTCGCCCTTCTTCCAGTCCTTGGGATCGAAAGGCTGGCCCAGCTCCTGCGGGCTGTCGTGCATCAGCGGGGTCAGCACCAGGTCTTTCTGCACGCCCAGATAGTCCTTGGCCACCTCGGACAGCTTCTTGGCGAAGCCCTTGTAGATCTCCCAGTCGCTCCTGGCCTGCCATAAGGGCTGCACCGCCTCGGACAAGGGGTGGATGAAGGGGTGCATGTCGGAGGTGTTGAGGTCGTCCTTCTCGTACCAGGTGGCGGTGGGCAGCACGATGTCGCCGTACAGGCAGGTGGTGGACATGCGGAAATCCAGCACCACCATCAGGTCCAGCTTGCCCTCTGCCGCCGGGCGCACAGTGATCTCGGACGGCTTGATGCAGTCATCTTCCGAGCCCAGCACCGCGTTCTGGGTGCCCAGCAGGTATTTGAGGAAGTACTCGTGGCCCTTGCCCGAGCTGCCCAGGATGTTGGAGCGCCAGACGAACATATTGCGCGGGAAGTTCTGCGGGTTGTCCGGATCGTTGCAGGCCATGTCCAGCCGACCGCTCTTCAGGCCCTGCACGGTGTAGTCCACCGGGTCCAGGCCCGCCTCGGCGGCGGCGCGGGTGATATCCAGCGGGTTGGCGGACAGCTGCGGCGCGGACGGCAGCCAGCCCATCCGTTCGGCCTTGGCGTTGTAGTCTATCAGCGCCATGTCGGCCATCTTGCCGTCGGCGGTCGGGCACAGAATCTCGCCCACCCCCAGTTTTTCATGCCGCCACTGGCTGGTATGGGCGTAGAAGAAGCTGGTGCCGTTCATCTGCCGCGCCGGGCGGTTCCAGTCGCCGGCGAAGGCCAGCGGGGCCCAGCCGGTCTGCGGGCGCAGCTTTTCCTGGCCCACGTAGTGGCACCAGCCGCCGCCGCTCTGGCCTATGCAGCCGCACAGCATCAGCATATTGATGATGCCGCGGTAGGTCATGTCCATGTGGTACCAGTGGTTCAGCGCCGCGCCGACGATGACCATGGATTTGCCCTGGGTCTGGTCAGCGTTGTGCGCGAACTCGCGCGCCACCTGGATCACCATCTCCGGCTTCACGCCGGTGTGCTTCTGCTGCCAAGCCGGCGTGTACGGCGCGTCGTCCATGTAGTCGGCCGCGACGTTGCCGCCGCCCAGCCCGCGGTCTATGCCGTAGTTGGCCGCCATCAGGTCGAACACCGTGGCCACCAGCGCCTCGCCGCCATCCGCCAGCTTGATCTTCTTCACCGGCACATTGCGGGTCAGCAGCTCGTCGTGCTCGGCGCCGAAATACGGGAAGCCGACGCCGACCACCTCATCGCGCTGCTCGATCAGCGACAGGCGGCCGCACACCTCGCGGCCGCTGGCGCCGTCCTTCTGCTCCAGGTTCCACTTGCCGGCCTTGCCCTCGGCCTGGCCCCAGCGGAAGCCGATCGAGCCGTTGGGCGCGACGATGTCGCCGCTGGCCTCGTCGATCAGCAGGGTTTTCCAGTCCGGGTTGTTGTCTTCACCCAGGCTGCCCTCTAGATGGGAGGCGCGCAGGAAGTAGTCCGGCAGCCAGCGCTCGCCGTCGCGGCGCAGCGTCACCAGCATAGGCATGTCGGTGTAGCGGCGGATGTAGTCGGTGAAGTAGGCCGACGGGCGATCCAAGTGGAATTCCTTGAAGATCACATGGCCCATGGCCATCGCCAG
This genomic window from Chromobacterium violaceum ATCC 12472 contains:
- a CDS encoding nitrate reductase subunit alpha — encoded protein: MSHFLDRLNFLGKVKSTFADGHGAVVNEDRGWEDAYRQRWQHDKIVRSTHGVNCTGSCSWKVYVKNGLITWETQQTDYPRTRPDLPNHEPRGCPRGASYSWYVYSAQRVKYPMLRGQLARLWRDARKTLSPVEAWEKISQTPELAKQYKSARGQGGFVRASWDEANEIVAAANAFTIKTFGPDRVVGFSPIPAMSMVSYAAGSRYLSLIGGVPLSFYDWYCDLPPASPQTWGEQTDVAESADWYNSTYLMVWGSNVPMTRTPDAHFYTEVRYKGTKTVAVSSDFGEMAKFGDIWLAPKQGTDAALAMAMGHVIFKEFHLDRPSAYFTDYIRRYTDMPMLVTLRRDGERWLPDYFLRASHLEGSLGEDNNPDWKTLLIDEASGDIVAPNGSIGFRWGQAEGKAGKWNLEQKDGASGREVCGRLSLIEQRDEVVGVGFPYFGAEHDELLTRNVPVKKIKLADGGEALVATVFDLMAANYGIDRGLGGGNVAADYMDDAPYTPAWQQKHTGVKPEMVIQVAREFAHNADQTQGKSMVIVGAALNHWYHMDMTYRGIINMLMLCGCIGQSGGGWCHYVGQEKLRPQTGWAPLAFAGDWNRPARQMNGTSFFYAHTSQWRHEKLGVGEILCPTADGKMADMALIDYNAKAERMGWLPSAPQLSANPLDITRAAAEAGLDPVDYTVQGLKSGRLDMACNDPDNPQNFPRNMFVWRSNILGSSGKGHEYFLKYLLGTQNAVLGSEDDCIKPSEITVRPAAEGKLDLMVVLDFRMSTTCLYGDIVLPTATWYEKDDLNTSDMHPFIHPLSEAVQPLWQARSDWEIYKGFAKKLSEVAKDYLGVQKDLVLTPLMHDSPQELGQPFDPKDWKKGECEPLPGKTMPAMTVVERDYGAIYDKFTTIGPLLEKAGNGGKGIGWKTAHEVDILRGLNQVAQSGAGKGQPKLETAIDAAEMILTLAPETNGHVAVKAWDALSKVTGRDHTHLAKPREHDSIRFRDVQAQPRKIISSPTWSGLESEEVSYNAGYTNVHELIPWRTLTGRQQFYQDHQWMRAFGEGLCVYKPAVDLKTTQAVLGKHGNGNHELVLNFITPHQKWGIHSTYSDNLRMLTLSRGGPHVWLSEIDAAKAGIADNDWIEVFNVNGTLTARAVVSQRVPEGMTLMYHAQEKIVNVPGAEVSGKRGGIHNSVTRAVTKPTHMIGGYAQLAWGFNYYGTVGANRDEFVVVRKMDKVDWMDQPAGDKQ
- the narJ gene encoding nitrate reductase molybdenum cofactor assembly chaperone, translated to MRIHAILSALLCYPEAELVAAVDEIRAEAAEHLQTASLLEPLLQALQNEDLIELQQRYVLTFDRTPSHSLHLFEHIHGEDRARGQAMVDLLDEYRRHGFEPTCSELPDYLPLFLEFLGQCGQAESERLLGDAVHVIGHIAGKLNEAESAYAGLFDALLTLSPVRPEPLQAPPIRDMDEMLETFGPGADGVEPLLKPTMPAIAPVNFYPRGARA
- a CDS encoding PIN domain-containing protein, which produces MRPVQLLIDTNLLVLFVVGTASRDYIEKHKRLTEFVPDDYDALLKIISNATSVLVTPNTLTETSNLAAYIGEPARSKVFAVLKNLITSTAECYIPSNTVTDRQEFIRLGLTDSLLIEACSEDITLITTDLNLYLAAQSAGSSAINFNQIRDTYLGNVAPH
- the narI gene encoding respiratory nitrate reductase subunit gamma → MDYLHRFVFGIYPYIALAIFLLGSLIRFEREQYSWKSESSQLLYRGQLRLGNILFHLGIIGLFFGHLVGLLTPLAVWDALGVTHNFKQVFAMSAGGLMGGLCLIGIALLLHRRFLCDRLAANTTWRDKLVLLWILATLLLGLSTIVVSAQHLDGHEMVLLMSWAQHIVTFRGDAADFIVSASPVFKLHLFMGMSLFVIFPFTRLVHVWSGFGAVTYLGRAWQLVRPRG
- the narH gene encoding nitrate reductase subunit beta; protein product: MKIRAQIGMVLNLDKCIGCHTCSVTCKNVWTSRDGIEYAWFNNVETKPGIGYPKDWENQDKWQGGWKRRADGKLEPRQGGRLKILANIFANPNLPAIDDYYEPFTYDYEHLQNAPQMQTPPTARPVSVLTGKKMDKIEWGPNWEDDLGGEFSKRAKDALFEGIQKEMYSAFENTFMMYLPRLCEHCLNPACVASCPSGSIYKREDDGIVLIDQDKCRGWRMCVSGCPYKKIYYNWTSGKAEKCIFCYPRIESGQPTVCSETCVGRIRYLGVLLYDADKIEQAAAVEDPQDLYQSQLDLFLDPNDPAIAAEALKQGIPQSWLDAAKRSPVYKMAMEWKVAFPLHPEYRTLPMVWYIPPLSPIQSAMENGLIGEGGIIPDVQSLRIPIKYLANLLTAGKEEPVVKALETMVAMRRYMRKKSVEKVCDAATLAGTHLTASQVEEMYQVMAIANYEDRFVIPSSHKEMVEEAFEDKASCGFSFGNGCSGGESEASLFGKKKATPIVFHDMRRDRKSNAGN